The following coding sequences are from one Formosa haliotis window:
- a CDS encoding beta-glucosidase — MKHIYPYSLLVLVFLLSCCKSETKSEVQISQPEKPITSAHQPKPFNISDFESHVDTLISQMTLEEKVGMLHGNSMFANGGVERLGVPELRMADGPLGIREEISEDNWSPAGWTNDFATYYPAAGSLAATWNPELAYTFGNSVGQEARARHKDMVLSPAINIIRTPLGGRTYEYFTEDPFLNKTLAVPFVIGIQDNDVMACVKHFAVNNQETNRGTVDVLVDERTLREIYLPAFEATVKKANAYSMMGAYNKFRGDYLCENDYMLNTILRDEWGFKGIIVSDWAAVHSTVKTLENGLDIEMGTPKPFHEFFLADKLIAAAKAGEISETEIDKHVKRILNVLHQVKAIDSTGRTQGSLATQAHFKDAYDIAAESIILLKNENNTLPLQLEGVKSIAVIGNNATKKNALGGFGAGVKTNREVTPLEGLQNRLPKGITIQYAEGYLERYSKNENDQKEEVTLQGPTTIDQLDATKLEEALTAAKTSDIAIIFAGSNRDYETEASDRQNLNLPFGQEELIQKVLEVNPNTIVVMIAGAPYDLGTIKDKSHTLVWSWFNGSEGGNALADVLLGTINPSGKLPWTMPKHINDSPAHATNSFPGNESVRYKEGLLVGYRWFDTKHIEPLYPFGYGLSYTSFEFSDIKTNQTEYTDTDILSIKVTIENTGKFDGKEVVQVYVSKPNSKVERASKALKAFTKVHVDSGKTQTVSLEIPIKELAFYNVDTKSWEVEKGVYILQVGNSSRNIVSKQKIRVTE, encoded by the coding sequence ATGAAACATATATACCCATATTCGCTTTTGGTTTTAGTTTTTCTCCTAAGCTGCTGTAAATCTGAAACAAAATCAGAAGTACAGATCTCCCAACCTGAAAAACCAATTACCTCGGCCCACCAGCCAAAACCTTTTAACATCTCTGATTTCGAGAGCCATGTGGATACTTTAATATCACAAATGACCTTAGAAGAAAAGGTTGGTATGCTTCATGGAAATAGCATGTTTGCCAATGGTGGTGTAGAACGATTAGGTGTTCCAGAACTCAGAATGGCCGATGGCCCTTTAGGTATTCGCGAAGAAATATCTGAAGATAATTGGTCGCCAGCAGGATGGACTAACGACTTTGCCACCTACTATCCTGCCGCTGGAAGTTTAGCTGCCACATGGAATCCGGAGTTAGCTTATACTTTTGGAAATAGTGTTGGCCAAGAAGCAAGAGCCCGACATAAAGACATGGTTTTATCGCCAGCTATAAACATTATAAGAACACCACTTGGAGGTCGCACATATGAGTATTTTACCGAAGACCCTTTTTTAAACAAAACACTAGCCGTACCTTTTGTAATTGGCATTCAGGATAACGATGTTATGGCCTGTGTAAAGCATTTTGCAGTGAACAACCAGGAAACCAACCGAGGAACTGTAGATGTTTTGGTAGACGAACGCACACTTCGTGAAATTTACCTCCCTGCTTTTGAAGCGACTGTAAAGAAAGCCAATGCTTATAGTATGATGGGGGCTTACAATAAATTTAGAGGCGATTATTTATGCGAGAATGATTATATGTTGAACACTATTTTACGCGACGAATGGGGATTTAAAGGCATCATAGTATCGGACTGGGCAGCCGTACACTCAACCGTAAAAACTTTAGAAAATGGTTTAGATATAGAAATGGGAACTCCAAAACCTTTCCATGAATTCTTTTTAGCCGATAAATTAATTGCTGCGGCAAAAGCTGGCGAAATTTCTGAAACAGAGATAGACAAACACGTTAAACGTATATTAAACGTACTACACCAAGTAAAAGCGATAGATAGCACAGGAAGAACCCAAGGAAGCCTTGCTACTCAAGCGCATTTTAAAGATGCTTACGATATTGCTGCAGAATCGATTATTTTATTAAAAAACGAGAACAACACATTACCACTTCAACTAGAGGGTGTAAAATCTATTGCGGTTATAGGCAATAACGCTACCAAAAAAAATGCTTTAGGCGGTTTTGGTGCAGGTGTTAAAACCAATCGAGAAGTCACACCTTTAGAAGGATTACAAAATAGGCTTCCTAAAGGCATTACCATACAATACGCCGAAGGCTACTTAGAGCGGTATTCTAAAAATGAAAACGACCAAAAAGAAGAGGTCACCCTTCAAGGACCAACAACTATAGACCAATTAGATGCCACAAAACTTGAAGAAGCGTTAACCGCCGCTAAAACCTCTGATATTGCTATTATTTTTGCTGGCTCTAATCGAGATTATGAAACCGAAGCTTCAGATAGACAAAATCTAAATCTACCCTTCGGTCAGGAAGAGCTTATACAAAAAGTGTTAGAGGTTAACCCAAACACTATAGTGGTAATGATTGCTGGTGCACCTTACGATTTAGGGACTATTAAAGACAAATCGCATACTTTGGTTTGGAGTTGGTTTAACGGCTCGGAAGGTGGAAATGCTTTGGCCGATGTCCTTCTAGGTACCATAAATCCGTCTGGAAAATTACCTTGGACTATGCCAAAACACATTAACGATTCGCCTGCTCATGCCACCAATAGTTTTCCGGGCAACGAAAGTGTACGCTACAAGGAAGGCCTTTTGGTTGGTTACCGTTGGTTTGACACAAAACATATTGAACCATTATACCCATTTGGCTATGGTTTATCTTATACCTCCTTTGAATTTTCCGATATTAAAACAAACCAAACAGAATACACAGACACCGATATCTTGTCTATAAAAGTGACTATAGAAAACACAGGAAAATTTGATGGTAAAGAAGTAGTTCAGGTATATGTTAGCAAGCCCAACTCGAAGGTTGAAAGAGCTTCAAAAGCATTAAAAGCCTTTACAAAAGTACATGTGGATTCTGGTAAAACGCAAACGGTATCCCTTGAAATTCCGATTAAAGAATTGGCGTTTTATAATGTTGACACAAAATCTTGGGAGGTAGAAAAAGGAGTTTATATTTTACAAGTCGGAAATTCTTCAAGAAACATAGTATCAAAACAAAAAATAAGGGTTACAGAATAG
- a CDS encoding MerR family transcriptional regulator, whose product MSNYSMAQIVSLTGIKSHTLRKWESRYNFIEPLRTDTNIRYYTDEQLKKLLNISILTRNGFRISQVDKLTDEEINTQVSKILLKGAPEDEVSALILSTINFNEDEFDLVMNAQILKTGLISTITGLIYPFLAQVGVLWGVNKVMPAQEHFISNLIRQKIFSAIELLPKPLANAPKAVLFLPENEDHEIGLLLASYMAQHIGWRVFYLGQNVPDENIKMVTDITKPDLLVTMFITQHSKSIPTRLTQLIKTINIPLVVSGYIEDPKSLTALSPLIHYLSKPDEFIPLLQNMNTNRSS is encoded by the coding sequence ATGAGTAATTATTCAATGGCTCAGATTGTGTCTTTAACAGGCATAAAATCGCATACTTTAAGGAAGTGGGAAAGCCGTTATAACTTTATAGAACCCTTACGTACAGACACTAACATTAGGTATTATACCGATGAGCAATTAAAAAAATTATTGAACATTAGTATTTTAACACGTAATGGGTTTAGAATTTCTCAAGTTGACAAGCTTACAGACGAGGAAATTAACACCCAAGTGTCTAAGATTTTGTTGAAAGGAGCTCCCGAAGACGAGGTCAGTGCTCTTATATTAAGCACTATCAACTTCAATGAGGATGAATTTGACCTTGTAATGAATGCTCAAATTTTAAAAACCGGATTAATTTCAACTATTACAGGACTTATCTATCCCTTTCTAGCTCAAGTTGGTGTGCTCTGGGGAGTAAATAAGGTGATGCCGGCTCAAGAGCATTTTATATCGAATTTAATTCGGCAAAAAATATTTTCGGCCATAGAGTTATTACCAAAACCTCTAGCGAATGCCCCTAAAGCCGTTTTGTTTTTACCTGAAAATGAAGATCATGAAATTGGATTATTACTAGCATCCTACATGGCACAACACATAGGTTGGCGCGTATTTTATCTTGGACAAAATGTACCCGACGAAAATATTAAAATGGTGACCGACATAACCAAACCAGACCTACTGGTTACTATGTTTATAACACAACATTCTAAATCGATACCTACTAGACTCACGCAACTTATTAAAACTATAAATATACCTCTAGTTGTTTCGGGATATATTGAAGATCCTAAATCCTTAACAGCATTATCCCCGCTTATTCATTATTTAAGCAAACCAGATGAATTTATTCCGCTATTACAGAACATGAATACTAATCGCTCTTCTTGA
- a CDS encoding fasciclin domain-containing protein gives MKNKMKYLVVLFSLFIVTVSCNNDDDSNDMDPAPTQNIIKLAQDTDNLSSLVAALTLADTEPGSDLIGTLSGDGPFTVFAPSNQAFTDLLNTLEDYNSLSDFDTPEGRIMLATILKYHAVSGATVLSSQLEDNQEITTVQGETLMVDINDGVFLEDATETKSQVTVADVMATNGVVHIVNKVLVPQAVLDEINRGTLVDIALGNDDLSILAAVVVKTGLVDVLNSDGPFTVFAPTNEAFVNLLDALGNDYNSLDDFDTEAEIELLRNIVLYHAIPSAIYATDLTETSVETAFSGNNLDVVKSGDTYVIQDATGENANIIIADVKASNGVAHVIDRVLLPN, from the coding sequence ATGAAAAACAAAATGAAATACCTAGTAGTATTATTTAGTTTGTTCATTGTTACTGTATCCTGTAATAATGATGACGATTCGAATGATATGGACCCCGCTCCAACACAGAATATTATTAAACTAGCACAAGACACCGATAACCTAAGTAGTTTGGTGGCGGCCTTAACTTTAGCAGATACCGAGCCGGGATCTGATTTAATAGGCACTTTAAGTGGCGATGGTCCCTTTACCGTTTTTGCGCCATCTAACCAGGCCTTTACAGATTTGTTAAATACTTTAGAAGATTATAATAGCCTTTCAGATTTTGATACTCCAGAAGGAAGAATAATGTTGGCTACTATACTAAAGTACCATGCTGTATCTGGAGCAACTGTGTTATCTAGTCAGTTAGAAGATAATCAAGAAATCACCACTGTTCAGGGAGAGACCTTAATGGTAGACATAAATGACGGAGTATTTCTGGAAGATGCTACCGAAACAAAATCGCAAGTTACGGTTGCCGATGTTATGGCGACTAACGGAGTTGTTCATATAGTAAATAAAGTACTTGTGCCACAAGCAGTTTTAGATGAAATTAATCGTGGAACCTTGGTAGATATTGCTTTAGGTAACGACGATTTATCTATTCTTGCCGCTGTAGTTGTAAAAACAGGATTGGTAGATGTCCTTAATAGCGACGGACCTTTTACGGTGTTTGCTCCTACAAATGAAGCTTTTGTAAATCTGTTAGATGCCTTAGGTAACGATTATAATAGTTTAGACGATTTTGATACGGAAGCAGAAATAGAGCTGTTACGAAATATTGTGTTGTATCACGCTATTCCTTCGGCAATCTATGCTACAGATTTGACTGAAACTTCGGTAGAAACGGCTTTTTCTGGTAATAATTTAGACGTTGTAAAATCTGGTGATACTTATGTTATTCAAGATGCAACAGGAGAAAATGCGAACATAATAATAGCCGATGTTAAGGCATCTAATGGTGTGGCTCATGTGATT